GTCACTAGCTTAGCCGGCTTTCATACCATTTTTCCTCGCATTGATCATCAATAACCTTTTCGTATGGACCATCCTAAGTACGTCTCCTCTACGAGTAACAGCAGCCGTGGCCACCCGTAATCATGCATCAGCTATAGGTCAGCTATAGGAGTATCGATTGGCGCCAAGGATCGATCGCGCGCAAATGGGATTGCACGCACAGGCATCGGGTCCTAATCCGCCTACTCGGCCGTGCCCACACGTCAGTGAGCAGCCGAGGCAGGCAGGTGAGGTGTCTCTGTTTCGTCTACACGCGCGTTCCGGATCTCGAAGCGCACCCAATGATGCGGCGGCCCGCGAGAGCAGGAGGACGACGACTCGGGCACCACCTCCCCGACACGGCACGTGCGAGAAGGGAGAggcccccctctctctctccatcccATGTGAGATTGCGCCAACTTATTTTCCTATTTATTACTACGGGCCTACAGCCAGCACGCCGTGCCAAACAAGCCCCCCGGTACGTACATGCGTGCTACTACTGCTGATCCAATCCGTTCCAGCCGCAATCCGCCATGGCgtgtcgacgacgacgatggcaACGCTCGCCACCTCATTCCGTGGGACTTTGACACCAATCGTGGATGCGTGCTGCCCAGCTCGTGGCTAGCTGTGAGGCTCTGACTCGCAGTAGAGGAGAGGTACTGTAGTTAGTACCCGTACGGAGAGATCGCGATCTTTTTGTTTCGTACTGGTTCAGAAAAGAGGGAGAGCGGCGTAAAGGAGGTGCAAAGATGCCTTGCGGCTTTCCACGAACCGCACCGCTCTCCAAAAGCTGAATCTTGCCCGGCACACCTCCACTGCAACTTTGCAAGAATTATAACACCATAAAAAATGCCAATTATGCGCTACCGGCTGGATATGTTCGTTCTCTTTTCGTGTGGTGAGACAAATTTAGATGGGTTGCTACGCAGACATAGTAGGCTGCTCAGTAATCGTGTGGCAAATTCGCAGTAGACATGCTTATATTTATATACTCACCGTgcacacaaaaacaaaaatagcaTAATGTAGAGCGGTCTTGTTGCTTCGCGCCACATTTATCCAACTGCACCTTGCTGATGTTCCAGTTGATGTGACTAACTACTGATAACTACCAACACCTTCCAAACGAAGTTGGAGTGGAAATCATAATCACTGCCTATACAGAAACTGGGACGAAAACAGAACTCGCATACACAAGGAAATTAACCAGCACTACTAGCAATAACCATTACGTACTCTGCTTCTCGATTTTGGGGGGATTTTTGGGGTGCTTTCCTTTTTACCGGGAGAAGACGGGGTTGAGGGTTTTGGAGAACCCGCGGAGCGCGCCGTAGCTGCGGGAACTGAGGCCGAGGCACCCGAGGACGCCCTGCCGGTACGGGAGGAacgtccgccgccgcatctCCTCCGCTTGCGCCCTGTTCGGCGCCGCGTACAGCCTCTCGTGCGCCGCCGCTACCGTCGTCGACCGCCGCCGACTCTTCCCCCTTCCTTGGCCCCGAGTCGTCCGGGGTTCGTCACCGCCAACACtgtctgccgccgccgccgccgccgctgtctcTGGCGGTGGTGGATGTGGCTTCGTCCCACGGAGCTTCGCAACGACCTTGTCCCTCGACGCCCACGATGGCGAGAACTGCCATGCCCTTTCGGGCTTGGCGGCTGCCGCGGGGGTGTCGCGGTCGTGCGCATGGGCGCTGCCGGGCTCGCTCTTGCTGCGGTGGAGCAGCATGTCCTTGAGGAACACCCAGCGCCGGGAGCCGCGGGCgaacgaggacgacgaggaggaagaggtcgaggaagacgaggacgAGCGTGACGAggcggtgaccggcggcggggcctcCTCCGACGGCGCCCCAGTCGAGCGGGACACGGAGGCGAGATCCGGCGGTGGCACGAGCGCATTGAGCAGCTTGAGCCGCGGAGACGTGCTACGCATCGGAGACATGGACCGGGCGCGGCGGTGCACGGAGCCGCTCCGCAGCGTGAGCTCGCGGCCGCGCGCAGGGCCGTGTCGACGCTCGTCGTCCTCATTGTCGTCGTCGCTGCCGGGGTCGAGATCCGGGAGCGGGGACAGGGTGAGCGGCCGGATCTGGCCGTTCTGGAAGAGCTCGTCGGCGGAGATCATGTGCTCGCCAGGGCCGCCGAACTCGAACTCCGCGTCGCCTATGCCACCGTACCCCGCGCCATTCGCAGCGCCGGAGGCAGCCGACGAGGACGAGAACAGCAGGTGGTGGATggggctcgccggcgcgcTGAAAAAatagccgccaccgccgccgccgccaccgccgatgAAGATGGAAGGGGAGCGTCCGGGGCTGGAAGGCGCGCTAGCAAAGGGGGTGGAGCAGGTGCTGTCGATGTCTTCGTCCATGGCGCGGGCTCGTCCTAGGAGTTCGATTTGAGTTGCAGAAGGTGGTGCTACTGGGGAATATGGAGGGAGATGAGAAGAGAGGTTATAAATGGGGGTCGGAAAGGACTAGGGAATTTGAGCGGTGTGCCGTGTGCGATGGTGGTGTTTAACTGTCCGGTAACTCCGATAGTTGTTGGCTGGACGGTGATGGGATGGAGATGGAGCGAGAGAGGTCAGCGGCTTTATTTACAGCCGGACTATTTGGATCCACACGTCCATgacttgtttttcttt
This is a stretch of genomic DNA from Brachypodium distachyon strain Bd21 chromosome 1, Brachypodium_distachyon_v3.0, whole genome shotgun sequence. It encodes these proteins:
- the LOC100839028 gene encoding formin-like protein 7, encoding MDEDIDSTCSTPFASAPSSPGRSPSIFIGGGGGGGGGYFFSAPASPIHHLLFSSSSAASGAANGAGYGGIGDAEFEFGGPGEHMISADELFQNGQIRPLTLSPLPDLDPGSDDDNEDDERRHGPARGRELTLRSGSVHRRARSMSPMRSTSPRLKLLNALVPPPDLASVSRSTGAPSEEAPPPVTASSRSSSSSSTSSSSSSSFARGSRRWVFLKDMLLHRSKSEPGSAHAHDRDTPAAAAKPERAWQFSPSWASRDKVVAKLRGTKPHPPPPETAAAAAAADSVGGDEPRTTRGQGRGKSRRRSTTVAAAHERLYAAPNRAQAEEMRRRTFLPYRQGVLGCLGLSSRSYGALRGFSKTLNPVFSR